The Methanofastidiosum sp. genome contains the following window.
TGCACCCGCAACTCCCAGCTTCAGAGGATATATAAATATTGGGTCAAGTATTATATTCAGCACAGATCCAAATGCCATGGCATACATAGACCTCTTTGCATCACCCTCGCCCCTGAGAATCGAATTTGCAACATTTGAAAAGAAGATAAGTAATGTCCCAGCAAACATAATTTGGGCATAAACAGTGGCATCATCAATTACATTTCCAGCGCCCATTAATTCAAAGATATTTCTTGAAAAAACAACAAAAGGGAGCGTAATAATAATTCCCAATATTAACATCAATACAATAGTATGAGCGGCAACGTTATCAGCTTCCTCTTTCTTATGGGCCCCAATAAATCTTGATATTGCGGAACTCCCTCCCATTCCTATGCCG
Protein-coding sequences here:
- a CDS encoding polysaccharide biosynthesis C-terminal domain-containing protein — protein: MPNKIDQNKQKKHTEGIKTLLGDPKRAILKLSMPMIIAMLVQTLYNFADALWVSFLGPEALSAVGFFFPFFFMIMSVGAGIGMGGSSAISRFIGAHKKEEADNVAAHTIVLMLILGIIITLPFVVFSRNIFELMGAGNVIDDATVYAQIMFAGTLLIFFSNVANSILRGEGDAKRSMYAMAFGSVLNIILDPIFIYPLKLGVAGA